The DNA region ACTTTATCTATAGGACCTAGAAATCCTACAATCATGAGCTCACAAACTTTGTTAGTCCTATTAATTATGTTTATGTTATCACataatcaccaaaatcacaattatAGCTTAATAGGACCATGTTTGTTACAAAGTCCATGCGCATACACAGGCTGTTCAAATATAACATCTGTACTCGGAAGTTGTGACCTTGTGTGCCCTTATGAGTTCAATTTGCAACCAAGTAACCATCATCGGGCTAGTTCAAAGCTGGCCATTAACATTTTTGCTGGGTTGCTGGCAGAATTAGATGAACAGAGACATATAGCAATGTGGTCGCTTCAAATGCTATATGCCGTTTCCTGTTCTACTGATTCCTTTATCCTCTTATAACGCTACAGCTGTTCATAAAGAATTGCAACTTGCGTATACAAAGCAATGTTCCCATGCAACTTTATTGAGATGGCATCTATGTGCACAGGTGTATGATACTGGATGAGGCATGGAGGCGTACAATCATCTTAACTCCTGGTATGAATATGATACAAAATCCAGGCCTTAACTGTGTAATGCTGCTATCAAAGAGACAGTGACTGGTACCATCCTCTGATCTTCTTGTTTTCAGCATTTCATTCAATCTTGATgctttgaaaaaaaaaatgtgATGCCATCAATTGATTTGGAGAATATCCTAAATGACCTATATGACTATCATTCTATTTATGATGCGCAAATATTGTATGGTTCCTTCTCCCAGAAAGTCTTATAGCTTATAATCTTGGCTACAGCATAATCTGTTGTTTCGATGTTTGGAATTACGCGTGACATCTTACTATTCCTAATTTTTTAAGCTTTCACATGAAGCCACCTATGATCCTATGTGGACACTTTAAAAACATAGAGAAATTTCAAAAATTCTCACAAAAATTAGAAACATCCGGAAATCAATCCGATAACTCTAATCACAATGGTCATTGAATCTGTTATCTTTCCTAATAAATTACCTAcctctgccattataaaaataggctaaagtaaccccctaaacatgtatctaaattactcacctctgccattataaaaaaCTAAAGTAACCCCCTAATTTTCGTATAAATTATCCACCTataccattataaaaatagTGCAAATAACTctctaaatttgcatataaattatctaattatattattattaaaactaaaagttaaagtaacccttaaatctgaatctaaattatataattataacaaaatattaaagtgcaccaatatagaattctaaattactatttctatcattattaatatattatttatgttattgtttatataaaaatactacccacGATATGTGTCACCATATATTTATGTATTatggaagagataagaataccaattgacaaacaaatggttcaattaaatatatatcaaacacacatggaggtgtgatgcaaaatgaaatctattacaactagataatgataaatatatattttagagtatgtgttagaatatttaatacaTGAAAGAGGGcgtgagatagataattataattattagctataagctttatttttatattaattctaattagctCGTGCGGAGCACGGGTTGATAGGCTAGTTGAGATAAATGAGCGTACAATTTTTTGACATCTCATTGCATTTATTTATCCGCATCTGAATtcggcctccaaattgattgcAGGCATGTTTCTAAGTACAAGATGGATCTCTGACTTTTACTGCTACACTTGAAAACCATACGAAACACGAGCATGCGCCCTAATTACCTTTGAACACTCCATTCCCTCCATGTATATATCAGTTAGACCTTGACCAATTCTACGGTTAGATATTGCCTGTTATCAGCCTGTGTGATTACAAACAAGTTACTGGTACACATCAATTGAGTCAATTGCAAGGCATGTTCACCTTTGCTTTCATATGTTCTCCCCTTTTCGAGAGCGACATGCGTAAAAATCTGTGCATGTCCATGGTGGGTTGGTTGGAGCCTCACTATCCCCCCTCTTTTCTTATGCCCTTTCCGTATTTAAACTTGACCACACGTAAAAATACCATTCAAAACAATCACGATAAGATTGTTTAACACCTGGAATGGACAAAGAAGTTAAGAGTTCTCCTAGCTAGTGACTCGTGAGTCCTCTCAAGCCGCTGTATGGGTATGGCTacttttttctttctttacttGCCTTTGATGGGAAAGTGCACTCAAAGCTTGTTCAAAGTTTATTTTTTTTAGTAAAGTCTTTTTCGGTGCGTCATCACTTTGAAAAGGTACTCGGAGGCTGCACACATGTCGACTGCCTATAGGGTTTGACCTCCAGGTGTCCAAAAAGGATGATTTCACTCATTTTATAGCATAGCCGAAAGTTACCGAAGATACACGTTACATGAGCAAGCTTGGCTTTCTATTAAGTTGCTGGGTTTAAAATTTTGTTGTGCTTCTCAGCGAACGTAAGTTCAATATTTTTTATCACTACGCGGAACTCTGTTTGGACAGTTAGTAACTAAAGGAAAGGATTCATCTTAGCTGGAGGTATGTGTTGATTGCTCAAATGTTCAATTTTCAAGCGAAGTTATCTTTTGAAAGCTTAAATGTTATCATATGTTTGTCTCAGTTATGAGCGCAATTCGAATTGGCATTGTAAGATCATCTATTTGATTGGGTTGTGGGTGCACTATGAATGCCCCGAAAAGCTATCTGAGTGGCACTTAGTTGTAAGCACACCATTCTGTCTAACTTTTTGATAGGCATGCTTACTACTAAGGCACTGATTGTCCAGCACTTGGGCAGTATAGTGTGACCAGCCTAGTTACCACTAATCACTTTTTTAGAACTTTGTTTCTGAATCTTCTGATCACTAAGTTGACAAGCTGACATGTGGGTGGACTTTGGGTCTCGGAGATTAGATAAAATATAATACCCTGTTAAGTTGGTTAACAAATGTGCAAGTGGAGATAGCACCACCCAAATGTCAACTCCAAAAGGCGCAGTAATGGTGGTAACTATTCATGTTTTGAAGCATTGCAAATTAAAGATGGTTTTCTGCTTGGCAAACAGGAAGTACGTTGACCATTTTATCTTGAACAGTCAGTTTTTGAATTGTTTTCAAGTTACTCCTCCGGTCTATGGCACATGTGCATGTTCTTTTCAGTCAACAACACACGTGTATGTTTCTTCTCGTTAATATTAATAAAATTGTGAAAGCAACTTTCTTGATTCCATATGAGAATTTTCTTTTTATTTCCAATCATATTATCTGTTTATTCATGAGATTAGCAGTACCTAAATACTACTGGATTAGTAAACATGTATGTTCATGTGTCCCTCTCCCCATCTCACTCACAAATCTACTACTAGATTTTCCATTTCTCTCTTTTGCTTCAATTCTTTATCTATCCTTTTTCATATTGATTGGACTGTTTTGTAGCAGTGGGCTGGCAGTATGGAAAGGATCTAAAAATACTCAGCTTTAGCCTTTAAGGTGAGTAGGGCCGTGGGGGCAATTGCACAAGCAGTTGCATGTCACTTTCCCTCCTTTTGGCCATGGCTGCCTCCACTTTTTCGCATCACTTTCTTGGCCCAATTATCCCAACTAAAAGGGCAAAAAAGGAACAAGAAAAAGGAAATTGCAAAAAGGACTGATGCACAGAACACAGCAAAGAAATCTGATACTGTTTTTCATGCTCCCTGCCTATCCTGATTTCAAGAATAAAATACATAAGTATGAGGTATACTTTTAGAATATATCTTGAATCTAGTGGGCTAGTGAATGCACTACCATTTTCTTTTTGTTATAGCCAGACCTTGTTAACAAGCTGCTGAAGAATGAAATACCTCAAGCAATATGTTCCTTCTTCATATTATTTATTATCCACAACCAGGGGGCATATTGATCTCCTGGTCTTTCTCCAACCCAAATAGCTAATTCTATGTACATGAGGCTACCTATTACAAGTCCACAAGTAGCTATGTCGCACATACACTCTGTTCCCctccccccaccccaccccaatACCTATATTACAATCCTCTGATTTACAAAAATTTCAGTACTGCCGATGAGCTTCAAGATCCCTCCTGGAAGGTCACCGAGCGTGTCAGCGCGACGGGGTTCGTGTGCAGGAGCGGCGAGCTTGCGATCATCGCCGGCTTCTTGGGCTCACGCTTCTGCTCGAACACCGTTCCATGCTTGTGCCCGGCAGCGCGATGATCTGCGGCGTCCTGCTTCTTGTCGCCTTTTATGCCGATGAGGGACCAGATTGAGCTCCTGGCCACCTCGTCGGCGTCGTCTATCCGGATTGTCTTTGGCGCCCACACCTTGCCACTGCCATGGGCGCTTCTTCCCTCGTCAGCCTCCCTGGGGTGCTTGCCCAGTGTGAGGGGTTCAGGCCCCGATGATGAGAGTGAAGGAGCACTGGTGGGCGACGAGACGCCCTGCACCGGCCATGGCAGGCTCCAAGTTCCGGGAACCATGCAGCCCCAGTAACCCGGTGCGGCGGGGTATATCGGAATCGCGATGCCCGACGAGAAATACGCCGCCGGAGATGGCGCCGGCGCGCAGCCGTACGGCCACACGGCTGCTCCGTTCATGCTTGCCGGATGCGGCGCTCCATTTGCAGGTCTGTCTACGGTGGGCTTCTCCTTGATGCCGCCGCCATGGGCCTTGTCGTCCGTGCTGCTAAATCCTTCGCTGCAAGGACCCACCGGCGACGGGTTGCCGGCGTTCCTGGCCGGGAGGAGCAGCTTCTCCTTCAGGTGGGACACCTGCTCGGCGAGGTCCTGCAGCGCGGGAGGCGCGCCGTGGCCGCCGAAGCTGAGCACGGTGCCGTTGGTCTTGAgctggtcaccggcggcggcgggcagcgcgGCCCGGACCCTCTGCAGGAATtgggaggcggcgacggcgtgctTGTTCTTGCGGCGCCCGGCCCCGACGGGCACGTTGCGCATGGCGCCGCCGGCGGTCCAGTACCGCTGGCAGTTCTTGCAGAAGTGGCGCGGCTGGTTGACGTTGTAGTTGTTGAAGTAGCAGAACTTCGTGTCCATGCTGTTGCAGCGCGGGCACGGCAGCACCTTGTCGGGCTTCTTGAGCTTCTCCCTCTGGCCGGCCATGTCGCCAGCTCCGTGCTGCtgcgtctccggcgagctcttGGGTTCCTCGGCGTCCACGACCTCCGGCTGCGGGGACGGGTCCGAGGCGTCCTGGTGCGCGTTCTCCGGGACATCGGATTcagtggtgctgctgctgctgccgccgctgccgccgccgctgctctccTGGAATGGAACAGAGGAATTGCTGTCTGATCAGCTCCTAGAATTGACTGTAAATTTCCTTTGCCTGAATTAGAAGCCTACAGAACTACAGTATATATTTgttaaaaaggaaaagaaagagaggaacaCACATCTGCTTGTTTTATTTACTTTTTGTCAATGAATTACACATCTAATTTACATGGATGCAAATTTGATGGAGGTGAATGAATTAAAACATTTTCTGTTGTTATTACAGCATTGGTTTGAACTAGTAGCAGTTGAATTTCCCATCCCCCGCTGTATTAGATCACATGTTGTTGCTGTATTTGGTACTACTAGTTTCTATTTGTTAACCCTACTGGAAGGTGAGAAGTTGTTTTTCTTAGAGCTTAATGAGGAAATGGCCTGAGATCCAGGGAGTTGAGTGGATAAGCCTCTTATCTGAAGAGACCAGAAAGAGCTTCAGAAACCTCCAAATCCGCACAAAATTCAGTCACGCACCATGTTTGAGAAGAAGGGGAACATGCATGTAATTAACTTTGAAAAGGATTTGGCCGCTTACTGATACTGAAATTAAGCATGACGACAATGCTCTGTTTCAGAGAACACCCACCCACCCGCAAGCAAACCCTCAAATCAAGAAGCAATCCGACCAAGAAACGCGTGCAGATCGAGAAGATGGAATTGAAGTCAGGTAGCGATAGAACAGCAAGCACGCCACCGCAACGAACCTTGGCGGCGGTCTCCGGCACGGGGATGGTCTTCCCGAACAGCTTGATGAGCAAgtcccctccgccgcctcccgtGGACTCCACCaccatcttcctcctccccgATCCTCCGCCGCCGGAAAGCTTCCTTcctcttgctgctgctgctgccgttaACTGCAGCTAGCTGCGCCCTGCCAGTGAAGGATCGGACGACGAGGTCCCGCAGGTCCGCTGGCGcctgggaagaagaagaagaagagtcCGGCCGTGGCGTGCTGTGCTGTGGCTACCGGCCATGGGCCGGGGGGCGGGGGGCCGGTATAAGAGAAGAGGGGCGGTGGTGGGGGCCACGGGGAGGGGTGGAGAGCCACAAGCTCCGCTTGTGGCCTCCGGGGTGCCTTTTTTGATTCGCCTCCTTCCCCGCGCGTCGCCGTCGCGCCACCagcgccacccccccccccccccccccctctcctctcaCTCTCCAGTCGCCACGCACCTGGCGCCCTCCCCTTGGCTCTCCCCTCAGCCAAGTCGCAACTTGCTTCCCCTTGCCCTTTTTGCCGCTAGCTACTAGCTCCCTGCTTTTCTGCGTGTGGCGCCCTCAGGACCGTGCCAGTTTCATTAAAAAAAAGAACTTGTTACTAGGATAAAACTAGGGTCGGAGGATGCAGTAATCTAGGCctgtgtcgagctcttgttTGCTGGGGTTGGCAAAGGATAAGGAAAGCATACACCACACCTTGTTTTGCTCTAGCATTATTAGGAGACGTGCGCGCCTTCAAGGTAAAAACTAGAAAGGTGTGCTGTTTCCATCCAATTCCTCGCTTGACAAACGGTGGCTGGTTTATGGCTACCTCTGAAACTAGCTTTTCTATCCAGGACACTCTCGTAGTAGTCGTAgataagaaaagaaagaatggtCTAACGACACACATACCTTTACTATATTGATGGTCATGTGGCCCTAGTACTTTGATCGATCTATTTCGTTGCATCGCGTTCAACTATGCGAAGCATTTCGACACCATGTAACAAACCTATACATTTATGTTTTTCTTTTTGCAAAACCACCAGGGGCTTTGCTATAGTGCTATGACAAAGCAAAACGTGTGGTTGTCCGAGCTTCCCAGGATTACATAGCAATGTAACGGATTTGCTTTCGGTTGGCATGTTATTGCTCTCATTGCTTAGCATGGCAGTGCGTTTGTGCCCATCTACGACGCTACCTCCATGTAGGTTCGTTCCTTTCTGCTGCCATTTCGTACCTATCTTCTGTAACATGGTTTCAGCTCCCTTCGGAGGCCAGGTCGCTCTCATGTCCAACTGAACCTAGGACTCCACATGGACAATTTTGTTTGTGGCCTCCCAGCTGTACAGAAAACAGGTAGGTAGAGAGAGTCATAGAGAATTGCGTGGGCACAGAGGACTCCAGTTCATGCACATTGGTCCTCCCTTTCCCTTGCACGGCATGCTGCTGAACGCATTTCGATCACAATCTGAC from Panicum hallii strain FIL2 chromosome 9, PHallii_v3.1, whole genome shotgun sequence includes:
- the LOC112877333 gene encoding cyclic dof factor 1-like, with translation MVVESTGGGGGDLLIKLFGKTIPVPETAAKESSGGGSGGSSSSTTESDVPENAHQDASDPSPQPEVVDAEEPKSSPETQQHGAGDMAGQREKLKKPDKVLPCPRCNSMDTKFCYFNNYNVNQPRHFCKNCQRYWTAGGAMRNVPVGAGRRKNKHAVAASQFLQRVRAALPAAAGDQLKTNGTVLSFGGHGAPPALQDLAEQVSHLKEKLLLPARNAGNPSPVGPCSEGFSSTDDKAHGGGIKEKPTVDRPANGAPHPASMNGAAVWPYGCAPAPSPAAYFSSGIAIPIYPAAPGYWGCMVPGTWSLPWPVQGVSSPTSAPSLSSSGPEPLTLGKHPREADEGRSAHGSGKVWAPKTIRIDDADEVARSSIWSLIGIKGDKKQDAADHRAAGHKHGTVFEQKREPKKPAMIASSPLLHTNPVALTRSVTFQEGS